One stretch of Cohnella algarum DNA includes these proteins:
- a CDS encoding response regulator has product MWSVLLVEDEIFVRESVRRIVDWQSLGFDVVGEAGNGEEAFAFLEQRRPDLVICDILMPKMNGVDVLKRAREADIDSRFIMLSCLGDFEYVRQAMEYGASNYILKLSMNVQSLVDALVKVDAELRKRLADGRREAIGVAVGTEGQEASAGQAAEDGREPAAPGQSESVALLRADTGHQEVDKLLLYMKENYRSFISLKTLANHVSMDEKYISTLFKKKTGTNIIYYLHQLRIAEAKRRLEQSRLPVSEIGLQVGYENDNYFIKMFKRFTGMTPNAYRGQFPAEARKA; this is encoded by the coding sequence ATGTGGAGCGTGCTGCTCGTGGAGGATGAAATATTCGTTCGTGAATCGGTGAGAAGAATCGTCGACTGGCAGAGCCTTGGCTTCGACGTCGTCGGCGAAGCGGGAAACGGCGAAGAGGCGTTCGCTTTTCTCGAGCAGAGGAGGCCCGATCTGGTCATCTGCGATATTTTAATGCCGAAAATGAACGGCGTGGACGTGCTGAAGCGCGCGCGGGAGGCCGACATCGACAGCCGTTTTATCATGTTGTCCTGCCTCGGCGATTTCGAATACGTGCGCCAAGCGATGGAGTACGGGGCGTCCAATTATATATTGAAGCTTTCCATGAACGTGCAATCGCTCGTGGACGCGCTCGTCAAGGTGGACGCGGAATTGAGAAAACGGCTCGCGGACGGACGGCGCGAAGCGATCGGCGTTGCGGTCGGTACCGAAGGACAGGAAGCGAGCGCAGGGCAAGCGGCGGAAGACGGACGGGAGCCGGCGGCGCCGGGACAGTCCGAAAGCGTTGCGCTGCTGCGGGCGGATACCGGTCATCAGGAGGTCGACAAGCTGCTTTTGTACATGAAGGAAAATTACCGGTCGTTCATCTCTTTGAAAACGCTGGCCAACCATGTTTCGATGGACGAAAAGTACATCAGCACCCTGTTCAAGAAAAAGACCGGCACGAACATTATTTATTACCTCCATCAGCTGCGGATCGCGGAAGCGAAACGGCGTTTGGAGCAATCGCGCCTGCCCGTATCCGAAATCGGGCTTCAGGTCGGGTACGAAAACGACAACTACTTCATCAAAATGTTCAAGCGATTTACGGGCATGACGCCGAACGCCTATCGCGGACAGTTCCCGGCCGAGGCGCGAAAAGCGTAA
- a CDS encoding SDR family oxidoreductase produces the protein MGKMAITGATGQLGGLTIRHLLSKGVAAGNIVGIVRSPENAGALRELGIEIRTGDYDRPETLAEAFAGIEKLLFVSGPSMDNTLRIRQHASVVEAARNAKVGHIAYSGIAFAEKMKLGLENVHLATEYMIRTTGIPFTFLRNGFYLEILVNEGLKGIAASGEIVTSAPNGKMNYATRNDLALAAATVLAGDGFENRVLELTAPEPFTYDEFAAVVSDVAGKPVKHRAVSPEEAVRSMTGAGVPEGMAGFMVHVVYKAIEDGQFGHASRDLKQLIGDGYTTIRQAVTEALNA, from the coding sequence ATGGGCAAAATGGCGATTACCGGCGCGACCGGTCAATTGGGCGGTTTGACGATACGCCATCTGTTAAGCAAGGGAGTTGCGGCCGGCAATATCGTCGGAATCGTGCGGAGCCCGGAAAACGCGGGAGCTCTTCGCGAACTGGGGATCGAAATCCGAACCGGGGATTACGATCGGCCCGAGACGCTGGCCGAAGCGTTTGCCGGCATCGAAAAGCTGCTGTTCGTTTCGGGGCCTTCCATGGACAATACGCTGCGCATCCGCCAGCACGCGAGCGTCGTGGAAGCGGCCCGCAACGCCAAAGTGGGCCATATCGCCTATTCCGGCATCGCGTTTGCCGAAAAGATGAAGCTCGGACTCGAAAACGTGCACCTCGCGACCGAATACATGATTCGGACGACGGGCATCCCGTTTACGTTTTTGCGCAACGGCTTTTATTTGGAAATCCTCGTCAACGAAGGGTTGAAGGGGATCGCCGCGAGCGGGGAAATCGTGACCTCGGCGCCGAACGGCAAGATGAACTACGCGACCCGGAACGATCTGGCGCTGGCCGCGGCGACCGTGCTTGCCGGGGACGGATTCGAAAACCGGGTGCTGGAGCTGACGGCTCCTGAGCCTTTTACGTACGACGAGTTTGCGGCCGTCGTTTCCGACGTCGCCGGCAAACCGGTTAAGCACCGCGCCGTCTCTCCGGAGGAAGCCGTCAGGTCGATGACGGGCGCCGGCGTGCCGGAGGGAATGGCCGGATTCATGGTGCACGTCGTGTACAAGGCGATCGAGGACGGGCAGTTCGGTCATGCGTCCCGGGACCTGAAGCAATTGATCGGGGACGGATACACGACGATCAGGCAAGCCGTGACCGAGGCGTTGAACGCATAA